Genomic DNA from Streptomyces sp. AM 2-1-1:
CTGCAGGTGAGGACCGGCGGCGTCCACGCGGCGTCGGCGGGGTGCATCAGCCGCAGTGCGCCCGCCAGTTCGCGCGCGGCCGACCTTGCCTCGCGCTCGTGCGGGCCGTCCGCCTTGTTCACCGTGATGACGTCCGCCAGCTCCAGGACGCCCTTCTTGATGCCCTGGAGCTGGTCCCCCGTACGCGCCAGGGTGAGCAGCAGGAAGGTGTCGACCATGCGGGCGACGGCGGTCTCCGACTGGCCGACGCCCACCGTCTCCACGAGCACGACGTCGTAACCCGCCGCCTCCATGACCACCATGGACTCACGGGTCGCCTTCGCCACCCCGCCCAGCGTGCCGGCCGAGGGAGACGGGCGGACGAACGCGTGCGGATCCACGGAGAGCCGCTCCATCCGGGTCTTGTCGCCCAGGATGGAGCCGCCCGTACGGGTGGACGACGGGTCCACGGCGAGCACCGCGACCCGGTGCCCCAGTCCCGTCAGCAAGGTGCCGAGCGCGTCGATGAAGGTCGACTTGCCGACCCCGGGCACGCCGCTGATCCCGATCCGCCGGGCCCGGCCGGCGTGCGGCAGCAGCCTGCTCAGCAACTCCTGCGCGAGGGCCCGGTGGTCGGGGCGGGAGGACTCGACGAGGGTGATGGCGCGCGCGACGAACGCGCGCTTCCCGTCGAGCACCCCCTTCGCATAACTCTCGATGTCGATCGTCGGGGCCATCGGGTCAGCGGCTCACAGCTCGTGGCCGAGCGCCGCACCGAGCCGCCGCACCAGATCGTGAGCGGCGTCCGGGATGACGGTGCCGGGCGGGAAGACCGCCGCCGCACCCGCCCCGTGCAGCGCCTCGACGTCCTGCGGCGGGATCACCCCGCCCACCACGATCATGATGTCCTCGCGCCCCTCGGCCGCCAGCTCCTCCCGCAACGCCGGGACGAGCGTGAGGTGACCGGCGGCCAGCGACGAGACGCCCACGATGTGCACGTCCGCCTCGACCGCCTGCCGCGCCACCTCGGCGGGCGTCTGGAACAGCGGGCCGACGTCCACGTCGAAGCCCAGGTCGGCGAAGGCCGAGGCGATCACCTTCTGACCACGGTCGTGGCCGTCCTGGCCCATCTTCGCCACCAGGATGCGCGGACGGCGGCCCTCCGCCTCTTCGAAGGCGTCGACCAGTGCGCGGGTGCGGTCCACCGACGGGGACTCTCCTGCCTCTTTGCGGTACACCCCGGAGATCGTACGGATCTGCCCGGCGTGCCGGCCGTACACCTTCTCCAGCGCGTCCGAGATCTCGCCCACGGTGGCCATGGCACGGGCCGCGTCCACCGCCAGCGCCAGCAGATTGCCCTCCAGGTCGGGGCCGGGGGAGCGGCCGGCGGCCTCGGTCAGCGCGCGCAGCGCCCCCTGGCACGCGGTCTCGTCCCGGTCCTCCCGCAGCCGCCGCAGCTTTTCGATCTGCTGGGTGCGCACGGAGGAGTTGTCGACCGAGCGGACGTCGATCCTCTCGTCCGTCTCCACGCGGTACTTGTTGACGCCGATGACGGGCTGGCGGCCCGAGTCGATGCGGGCCTGGGTCCGGGCGGCGGCCTCCTCGATCCTCAGCTTGGGAATGCCTGCGTCGATGGCCTTCGCCATGCCCCCGGCCGCCTCCACCTCCTCGATGTGCTGCCAGGCCCGTCGCGCCAGGTCGTGGGTGAGCTTCTCCACGTACGCGCTGCCGCCCCACGGGTCGATGACCCGACCGGTCCCGGACTCCTGCTGGAGGAGGAGCTGTGTGTTGCGGGCGATGCGCGCCGAGAAGTCGGTGGGCAGCGCCAGCGCCTCGTCCAGCGCGTTGGTGTGCAGCGACTGCGTGTGTCCCTGGGTGGCGGCCATCGCCTCCACGCAGGTACGGGTGACGTTGTTGAAGACGTCCTGTGCGGTCAGCGACCACCCCGAGGTCTGCGAATGGGTGCGCAGCGAGAGGGACTTGGGGTTCTTCGGCTCGAACTCCTTGACCAGCTTGGCCCAGAGCAGCCGGGCCGCCCGGAGCTTCGCGATCTCCATGAAGAAGTTCATGCCGATCGCCCAGAAGAACGACAGCCGTGGTGCGAACGCGTCCACGTCCAGACCGGCCTCGCGGCCGGCCCGCAGGTACTCCACCCCGTCCGCGAGGGTGTACGCCAGCTCCAGGTCGGCCGTCGCCCCGGCCTCCTGGATGTGGTAGCCGGAGATGGAGATGGAGTTGTAGCGCGGCATCCTGCGCGAGGTGTACGCGAAGATGTCCGAGATGATCCGCATGGAGGGGCCCGGCGGATAGATGTAGGTGTTGCGGACCATGAACTCCTTGAGGATGTCGTTCTGGATGGTCCCCGCCAGCTTCTCGGGCGGTACGCCCTGTTCCTCGGCGGCCACGATGTACAGCGCCAGTACGGGCAGCACCGCGCCGTTCATCGTCATCGACACCGACATCCGGTCGAGCGGGATGCCGTCGAAGAGCCGGCGCATGTCGAGGATCGAGTCGATCGCCACGCCCGCCATGCCGACGTCACCGCTCACCCGGGGGTGGTCGCTGTCGTACCCCCGGTGGGTGGGCAGGTCGAAGGCGACGGAGAGCCCTTTCTGACCGGCCGCCAGGTTGCGCCGGTAGAACGCGTTGGACTCCTCGGCCGTGGAGAACCCGGCGTACTGACGGATCGTCCAGGGCTGGTTGACGTACATCGTCGGATAGGGGCCGCGCAGGTACGGGGCGATACCCGGGAAGGTGTCGAGGAAGTCGACGCCCTCCAGGTCGCTCTCGGTGTAGAGCGGCTTGACGGTGATGCCTTCGGGGGTCTCCCACAGCAGGTCGTCGACCGAACTGCCGGTCGACTCCTTCACCGCCGCCCGCCACCGGTCTGCCGACGGCGCCGGGGGAGCCTCCCCGTCGAGCGGGAGGGTGGAGAAGTCCGGCACGGGACTCGCGGGGGCCCCGGTCGTGTCGGGGGTCTCGGGGTTCTGCATCACGCCACTCCCAGCCGGTCGAGTTCGAAGGAGAGCACGGTGACGGCGTCGCAGCCGGCGAAGACGTGACCGTCGACACCGTCCACCGTGCCGGGACGGCCGGCGACCAGCACCCGGCCGGCTCCGGCGGCCACGAGCGCCTCGGCCACCTCGGCCGCCTCCTGCTCGTAGACCGCGTCCGAGGAACAGAGGCACGCGAGCCGGGCGCCGGACGCGGCGAAGGCGTCGGCGACCGTCACGGCGTCCACCGTGACCGGGCGGTGGACCGTCTCGATGCCGCCCGCCTGGAAGAGGTTCGCCGCGAAGGAGACCCGGGCGGTGTGCGTCGCGGCCGGGCCGAGAGCGGCCAGGAAGACCTTCGGGCGGGCGCCCGTCGCGGCCAGGTGGGCGTCCGACCGGCTGCGCAGCGCCTCGAAGGCCTCGTCGCGGCGGACCTTCGGCAGCCCGCCGGCCGGAGCCCGCGTGCCCGGTACCGGCTCGCGCTCCAGCGGCCGTTCGTCCAGATGGGGGAACTCGCTGACGCCCGTCACCGGTTCCTCGCGGCGCGCGAGGCCGCGGGAGCGCTTCTCCCAGGTGGCGGCGAGCCGCTCGGCGACCAGGCCCGAGGCGGTGGCGGCCTGCTGACCACCCGCCCGCTCGATCTCCTGGAAGAAGGCCCAGGCCGAGACCGCCAGCTCCTCGGTGAGCCGCTCCACGTACCAGGAGCCACCGGCGGGGTCGACGACCCGGGCCAGGTGGGACTCCTCCATCAGGATGGTGGAGGTGTTCCGGGCGATCCGCCGGGCGAAGGCGTCGGAGAGCCCCAGTGCCTCGTCGAACGGAAGGACGGTCACCGCGTCGGCGCCGCCGACGCCGGCACCCAGGCAGGCCAGCGTGGTGCGGAGCATGTTCACCCACGGGTCGCGCCGCGTCATCATCACCGACGAGGTCACCGCGTGCTGCCGCTGGGCACCCGCGCCGGGCGCGCCGCACGCCTGCGCGACACGCGCCCACAGCCGGCGGGCGGCCCGCAGCTTGGCGATCGTCAGGAACTGGTCGGCGGTCGCCGCGTAACGGAACTCCAGCTGGGCGCAGGCCGCTTCGACGGACACCCCGGCAGCGGTCAGCGCCCGCAGGTACGCCACGCCGGTGGCGAGCGAGAGGCCGAGTTCCTGAGCGGCCCCCCCACCGGCCTCGTGGTACGGCAGCGCGTCCACGCTCAGCGCCCGCAGCCCCGGGTACCGGGCCGCGCACCTCGCGGCCCAGTCGACGGCGGTGGTGAGGTCGGGCGTGGCGCCCGTACGGGCGGACCGGCCCAGCGGATCGATGCCGAGGCCGCCGCGGACGGCTTCCGGGGCGACGCCCCGCTCCCCGTACAGCCGCACCAGCTCCGCCGCCGCGGCCCCCGCGTCGTCGCCGGCGTCGAGGACGAGCGGGGCGAGATCGAGGAGGACCCCGTCGAGCGCCCGCTCCAGCCCGGCGACCGGTACACCGCCCGGGCCGCCGACACCGAGCCACAGCGAGGTGACGCCGTTCTCCAGATCGGCGAGCAGGGCGTCGTTGAGCCGGGCCGGATCGGCGATCAGGTGGCGCTGCCGTACGTCCCAGCCCCCCGCCGCGTTCCCGGCGGGGCCGCCGCCCCTCGTGAAGGGCGCGAACCCGGGCAGGCCGGCCGGGGGCGCGCTGTCGCGGGAGGTGTACAGGGGACGGGTGGTGAGCCCGTCCTCCAGCGTCGTGGACAGGGCTTCCAGAGCGGCCTCACCCGTGACGTCCTTGCCCGACTTCCGCAGCACGCCCTCGACGAGGGTCTGCCACTGGCCGGGGGAGGCGTCAGCGAATTCGGCGGCCAGGGGGAGCCCATCAGCAGGCAGGACCGTCATGCCCAGATGCTAGGACAGTCCGGTGGAGCGCCAGCAGAGGGAGCCGATGTGACCTATCCCTCTCCGGT
This window encodes:
- the meaB gene encoding methylmalonyl Co-A mutase-associated GTPase MeaB — protein: MAPTIDIESYAKGVLDGKRAFVARAITLVESSRPDHRALAQELLSRLLPHAGRARRIGISGVPGVGKSTFIDALGTLLTGLGHRVAVLAVDPSSTRTGGSILGDKTRMERLSVDPHAFVRPSPSAGTLGGVAKATRESMVVMEAAGYDVVLVETVGVGQSETAVARMVDTFLLLTLARTGDQLQGIKKGVLELADVITVNKADGPHEREARSAARELAGALRLMHPADAAWTPPVLTCSAREATGLDSVWQSLEQHRTLLDSTGRLAAKRSEQQVDWTWTMVRDELLESLRSHPEVRARAPELERRVRAGEVTATLAAEEILAAFRGGSAGG
- the scpA gene encoding methylmalonyl-CoA mutase, with translation MQNPETPDTTGAPASPVPDFSTLPLDGEAPPAPSADRWRAAVKESTGSSVDDLLWETPEGITVKPLYTESDLEGVDFLDTFPGIAPYLRGPYPTMYVNQPWTIRQYAGFSTAEESNAFYRRNLAAGQKGLSVAFDLPTHRGYDSDHPRVSGDVGMAGVAIDSILDMRRLFDGIPLDRMSVSMTMNGAVLPVLALYIVAAEEQGVPPEKLAGTIQNDILKEFMVRNTYIYPPGPSMRIISDIFAYTSRRMPRYNSISISGYHIQEAGATADLELAYTLADGVEYLRAGREAGLDVDAFAPRLSFFWAIGMNFFMEIAKLRAARLLWAKLVKEFEPKNPKSLSLRTHSQTSGWSLTAQDVFNNVTRTCVEAMAATQGHTQSLHTNALDEALALPTDFSARIARNTQLLLQQESGTGRVIDPWGGSAYVEKLTHDLARRAWQHIEEVEAAGGMAKAIDAGIPKLRIEEAAARTQARIDSGRQPVIGVNKYRVETDERIDVRSVDNSSVRTQQIEKLRRLREDRDETACQGALRALTEAAGRSPGPDLEGNLLALAVDAARAMATVGEISDALEKVYGRHAGQIRTISGVYRKEAGESPSVDRTRALVDAFEEAEGRRPRILVAKMGQDGHDRGQKVIASAFADLGFDVDVGPLFQTPAEVARQAVEADVHIVGVSSLAAGHLTLVPALREELAAEGREDIMIVVGGVIPPQDVEALHGAGAAAVFPPGTVIPDAAHDLVRRLGAALGHEL
- a CDS encoding methylmalonyl-CoA mutase family protein, which gives rise to MTVLPADGLPLAAEFADASPGQWQTLVEGVLRKSGKDVTGEAALEALSTTLEDGLTTRPLYTSRDSAPPAGLPGFAPFTRGGGPAGNAAGGWDVRQRHLIADPARLNDALLADLENGVTSLWLGVGGPGGVPVAGLERALDGVLLDLAPLVLDAGDDAGAAAAELVRLYGERGVAPEAVRGGLGIDPLGRSARTGATPDLTTAVDWAARCAARYPGLRALSVDALPYHEAGGGAAQELGLSLATGVAYLRALTAAGVSVEAACAQLEFRYAATADQFLTIAKLRAARRLWARVAQACGAPGAGAQRQHAVTSSVMMTRRDPWVNMLRTTLACLGAGVGGADAVTVLPFDEALGLSDAFARRIARNTSTILMEESHLARVVDPAGGSWYVERLTEELAVSAWAFFQEIERAGGQQAATASGLVAERLAATWEKRSRGLARREEPVTGVSEFPHLDERPLEREPVPGTRAPAGGLPKVRRDEAFEALRSRSDAHLAATGARPKVFLAALGPAATHTARVSFAANLFQAGGIETVHRPVTVDAVTVADAFAASGARLACLCSSDAVYEQEAAEVAEALVAAGAGRVLVAGRPGTVDGVDGHVFAGCDAVTVLSFELDRLGVA